The following proteins are encoded in a genomic region of Debaryomyces hansenii CBS767 chromosome G complete sequence:
- a CDS encoding DEHA2G13794p (similar to CA6138|IPF4351 Candida albicans IPF4351 unknown function), translated as MSHTPTQTPNRTGRTNKKLPMIVDIALDDDGQQLYQVHESSRHVRKEMPISTNFSCNETEKTPIRKILGIVSPSTLNQKKVKDEDEENELGSFAQPESATKRTGDLNIFTGNVEDNYEFQNETDRASSTDIWSDDVEMAFEEILAIIPKKSSNKIKISGRSCGRNELVSDYILNKTGKFRSRKQVSSHIQVIKNLAQKPDIIKLINEGPSFETEQEKERNEKRFEEIFSKINLDKSLGITDVKKRKESTSSSTIPTKKPRTNQIIKVENFYMLINDVVGGNPIVLTFQNSNDLKSLKIRENAKISNRFPGLNEFQNTDIPILHNMVKIHLPHLPKNYTIDGLQTNYFLSDSYQSDYSIFTCIYSFGNEVLKFNDINVKANENQPFLPKFWKFFISKLINNPNPMEVNMAFKGITIKQIIYESSGDSNLVLKSKIKSVSLWEFAKVDHFKDATTSVTKLILPTQTIADIQPSAVDYHPVSLDSTTTTSTATMPPTVSSILDDHDFETKPQLSVQQKFETLQHHQDQQSQPFQNMLHPSVNTNLMTVSKDSQSNQFGGALFSENEFMNINLDESQFN; from the coding sequence ATGTCACATACACCAACACAAACACCCAACAGAACGGGCCGAACCAACAAGAAGTTGCCTATGATTGTGGATATTGCGTTAGATGATGATGGACAGCAACTCTACCAGGTACACGAGTCGTCAAGACATGTACGGAAAGAGATGCCCATTTCGACCAATTTTTCCTGCAATGAGACAGAGAAGACTCCGATACGCAAGATACTCGGAATCGTGTCGCCCAGTACGCTCAACCAGAAGAAAGTGAAGGATGAGGACGAGGAGAACGAGTTGGGAAGCTTCGCACAGCCGGAATCTGCCACCAAAAGAACAGGCGACTTGAATATATTCACTGGTAATGTCGAAGATAACTATGAGTTTCAAAATGAGACAGACAGAGCTTCCAGCACAGATATTTGGTCGGACGATGTCGAAATGGCGTTTGAGGAAATTTTGGCCATTATTCCCAAAAAGAGCTCCAACAAGATTAAAATCAGTGGTCGGTCCTGTGGTAGAAATGAATTAGTTTCGgattatattttgaataaaactGGCAAATTTAGAAGTAGAAAACAAGTCTCCAGTCACATACAAGTGATTAAAAACTTGGCCCAAAAGCCcgatattattaaattgataaacGAGGGCCCAAGCTTTGAGACTGAGCAGGAGAAGGAACGAAACGAGAAGAGATTCGAAGAGATCTTTTCCAAGATCAACTTGGATAAGTCGTTAGGCATAACTGACGTGAAGAAGCGTAAAGAGTCAACCAGTTCTTCTACCATACCCACTAAAAAACCGAGAACGAATCAGATTATTAAAGTAGAAAACTTCTATATGCTTATTAACGATGTTGTCGGTGGGAACCCAATCGTCTTAACGTTTCAAAATTccaatgatttgaaaagcTTGAAGATAAGGGAAAACGCTAAAATATCGAATAGATTTCCAGGTTTAAACGAATTCCAAAACACCGATATTCCCATTCTTCATAATATGGTTAAAATACACTTGCCCCATTTACCCAAAAATTATACGATCGACGGCCTTCAAACCAATTACTTCCTTCTGGATTCCTATCAATCGGATTATTCAATCTTCACTTGTATATATTCGTTTGGTAATGAGGTGTTGAAGTTCAACGATATAAACGTCAAGGCTAACGAAAACCAACCATTTTTGCCCAAATTTTGGAAGTTTTTTATTTCCAAGTTGATCAACAACCCCAACCCAATGGAAGTTAATATGGCATTCAAGGGAATAACCATTAAGCAGATCATTTACGAATCTAGTGGTGATTCAAACTTGGTTTTAAAACTGAAAATTAAATCGGTATCGTTATGGGAATTCGCCAAAGTGGATCATTTCAAAGATGCCACCACTTCGGTAACTAAATTGATATTACCCACGCAAACAATTGCTGATATTCAACCGCTGGCCGTTGATTATCATCCGGTATCATTGGACAGCACTACCACTACATCTACGGCTACAATGCCTCCAACTGTATCAAGCATATTGGACGACCATGATTTTGAGACAAAACCACAACTTTCGGTCCAACAGAAGTTTGAAACCTTGCAGCACCATCAAGATCAACAAAGTCAACCCTTTCAAAATATGCTTCATCCTTCGGTAAACACGAATCTCATGACGGTATCGAAGGATAGCCAGTCAAATCAATTCGGAGGAGCTCTTTTCTCcgaaaatgaatttatgaACATTAATTTGGATGAATCCCAATTTAACTAA